In Armatimonadia bacterium, a genomic segment contains:
- a CDS encoding GNAT family protein — protein MLKGDKVILRAIERQDAERLHKWMNDPEVIRFMGMRFPISLLAEENWVAQEHDPKKELRLAIDTLEGRHIGSCGLGHIDPYTHSAELGVCIGDKEYWSQGYGTDALVTLCAFGFTQMNLHRISLRVFAENTRGIRCYEKVGFQHEGTLREDVYKNGRYHNLLVMGILVHEFAELWPQRWPED, from the coding sequence ATGCTCAAGGGCGACAAGGTCATCTTGCGAGCCATCGAGCGCCAAGACGCCGAACGGCTCCACAAGTGGATGAATGACCCCGAGGTGATCCGCTTCATGGGCATGCGCTTCCCGATCTCCCTGCTGGCGGAGGAGAACTGGGTGGCGCAGGAGCACGACCCCAAGAAGGAGCTGCGTCTGGCCATCGATACGCTGGAGGGCCGGCACATCGGCAGTTGCGGCCTTGGCCATATCGACCCTTACACACACAGCGCCGAGCTGGGGGTCTGCATCGGGGACAAGGAATACTGGAGCCAGGGCTACGGCACCGACGCCCTGGTCACCCTCTGCGCCTTCGGGTTCACGCAGATGAACCTGCACCGCATCTCACTGCGGGTCTTCGCGGAGAACACTCGGGGCATCCGCTGCTACGAGAAAGTCGGCTTCCAGCACGAGGGCACGCTGCGGGAGGACGTGTACAAGAACGGCCGCTACCACAATCTGCTGGTCATGGGCATCCTCGTCCACGAGTTCGCGGAGCTCTGGCCGCAGCGCTGGCCGGAGGACTAA
- a CDS encoding zinc metalloprotease HtpX, with the protein MANLAFRSLMVLGMLWGMVFAVGVAALYALGLEGPVAVTAGILFALAIGCLQYLISPSIIQWVYKINWMPLDAADPVIATAVRAVCHDRGLREPRFGVIEDGNPNAFTFGHHPNNARVVVTRGLIDLCDSEERKAVVLHEMGHIVHWDFVVMTVAATVPMVLYMIYRFGIASGRGRNRNGGYVALVALMAYVFYLISQYVVLLLSRVREYYADSFSAETSQNPNALASALMKIAYGLARAPKGVSVEGGEKKVTAQALAVSGGLKSMGIFDPGFGASMALAAAGSYSQADHAPDHAGTLRAMRWDVWNPWALVCELSSSHPLPAKRVRALGTLAERMGQVPLYKVPSKAPEGYWDEFLTDLLAQYLPLIGLLTGVAASFGLGIVKGFDTGEGNLLLAPLSAIVAGWALGAFLRVLYKYPTKSFPPRKITDLVGEVKVSQIRSLPSTLEGTVIGRGIPGLYWSEDLVIQDDTGFMVLDYRQPLRIFELLFGLFRAESFEGQKVTASGWYRRYPRPFLELWQVKLPNGDTHTCHNWALSFYGSLLATLVGLGLLCLGLILQMGA; encoded by the coding sequence GTGGCGAACCTGGCCTTCCGCTCGCTGATGGTTCTGGGGATGCTGTGGGGGATGGTCTTCGCGGTAGGGGTGGCGGCGCTGTATGCCCTGGGCCTTGAGGGGCCGGTGGCGGTGACCGCCGGGATCCTCTTTGCCCTCGCGATCGGCTGCCTGCAGTACCTCATCAGTCCCTCGATCATCCAGTGGGTGTACAAGATCAACTGGATGCCGCTGGATGCTGCCGACCCGGTGATCGCGACGGCTGTGCGTGCGGTGTGCCACGACCGGGGCCTGCGTGAGCCGCGCTTCGGGGTGATTGAGGACGGGAACCCCAATGCTTTCACCTTCGGCCACCATCCCAACAACGCCCGAGTGGTCGTGACCCGCGGCCTCATCGACCTGTGCGACTCTGAGGAGCGCAAGGCCGTCGTGCTCCACGAGATGGGACACATCGTCCACTGGGACTTCGTGGTCATGACCGTCGCGGCGACGGTGCCGATGGTCCTGTACATGATCTACCGCTTCGGAATAGCCTCGGGGCGCGGGCGGAACCGCAACGGCGGCTATGTCGCCCTGGTGGCGCTGATGGCTTACGTGTTCTACCTCATCAGCCAGTACGTGGTGCTGCTCCTGAGCCGGGTGCGGGAGTACTACGCCGACAGCTTCTCTGCCGAGACCAGTCAGAATCCCAATGCGCTGGCCTCCGCGCTCATGAAGATCGCCTACGGGCTTGCGAGGGCTCCCAAGGGCGTGTCTGTGGAGGGTGGCGAGAAGAAGGTGACCGCCCAGGCGCTGGCGGTGTCCGGCGGCCTGAAGTCGATGGGCATCTTCGACCCGGGCTTCGGGGCGTCCATGGCCCTTGCGGCCGCCGGGAGCTACTCGCAGGCCGACCATGCACCCGACCACGCGGGAACGCTGCGGGCCATGCGCTGGGATGTGTGGAACCCCTGGGCGCTGGTGTGCGAGCTCAGCTCCAGCCACCCTCTGCCGGCCAAGCGGGTTCGGGCTCTGGGTACGCTGGCGGAGCGGATGGGGCAAGTGCCGCTCTACAAGGTGCCGAGCAAGGCACCAGAGGGCTACTGGGACGAGTTCCTGACGGACCTGCTGGCCCAGTACCTGCCCCTGATCGGTCTGCTAACGGGCGTCGCGGCCTCCTTCGGCCTGGGCATCGTCAAGGGCTTCGACACCGGCGAGGGCAACCTGCTGCTGGCGCCGCTGTCGGCAATTGTTGCCGGCTGGGCACTGGGGGCCTTCCTGCGCGTCCTGTACAAGTACCCGACGAAGAGCTTCCCGCCCCGAAAGATCACTGACCTGGTTGGCGAGGTGAAGGTGTCGCAGATCCGGTCGCTTCCCTCGACACTGGAGGGCACCGTGATTGGCAGGGGCATTCCGGGGCTGTACTGGAGCGAGGACCTGGTGATCCAGGACGACACCGGCTTCATGGTGCTGGACTACCGCCAGCCTTTGCGGATCTTCGAGTTGCTCTTCGGACTGTTCCGTGCGGAGAGCTTCGAGGGGCAGAAGGTGACCGCCAGTGGCTGGTATCGGCGCTATCCGCGGCCCTTCCTGGAGCTGTGGCAGGTGAAGCTCCCCAACGGGGATACCCACACCTGCCACAACTGGGCGCTTTCGTTCTACGGCAGTCTGCTGGCGACGCTGGTGGGTCTGGGCCTGCTGTGCCTGGGCCTGATCCTCCAGATGGGAGCCTAG